The bacterium genome has a window encoding:
- a CDS encoding P1 family peptidase, with protein MGFRAVTIAFALLALCALATIASTADKIERLRAREMGVKIGRLKTGPLNAITDVKGVKVGHATLTEGDNVRTGVTVVLPHGGNLFQEKVPAAIFLGNAFGKLAGYTQVEELGNIETPIALTNTLNIGPVVEGLVRYTLAQPGNGELQSINAVAGEVNDGFLSDIQGLHVRPKHVFEAIENAAGGPVPEGSVGGGHGARTMGYKSGIGTASRVVKIGDKKYTLGVLVTSNFGGSLVVDGIPVGRILAKKMRSAELGMRNEMQAALTTESTEDTEGNYDVSRDVGAASDSARSASHRQSATLASDTGASSDNDDDFPEDERGSCVVVIATDAPVLARNLKRLGARANQALGRVGSHFSNGSGDYFIAFSTHPDLRIKHGATMTGGSELENAAMNPLFVAAADATEEAILNALFRANEVIGREGHTFPLLPLDEVRGILESTGKLSR; from the coding sequence ATGGGGTTTCGCGCCGTGACCATCGCCTTTGCCCTCCTCGCGCTTTGCGCCCTTGCCACCATTGCGTCCACCGCCGACAAGATCGAGCGCCTGCGCGCGCGCGAGATGGGCGTGAAAATCGGCCGGCTGAAGACCGGGCCGCTCAACGCGATCACGGACGTTAAGGGCGTAAAGGTCGGGCACGCGACGCTCACCGAAGGCGATAACGTGCGCACGGGCGTGACGGTCGTATTGCCGCACGGCGGCAACCTGTTTCAGGAGAAAGTGCCGGCGGCGATCTTCCTGGGCAACGCGTTCGGGAAGCTCGCCGGTTATACGCAAGTCGAGGAACTCGGCAACATCGAAACGCCGATCGCGCTGACGAACACGCTGAACATCGGCCCGGTCGTCGAGGGGCTCGTTCGCTACACGCTCGCGCAGCCGGGCAACGGGGAATTGCAGTCGATCAACGCGGTCGCCGGCGAGGTCAACGACGGGTTTCTCTCCGACATCCAGGGCCTGCACGTCCGCCCGAAACACGTGTTCGAGGCGATCGAAAACGCGGCGGGCGGGCCGGTGCCGGAGGGCAGCGTCGGCGGCGGGCACGGCGCGCGGACGATGGGCTACAAATCGGGCATCGGCACCGCGAGCCGCGTCGTGAAGATCGGCGATAAAAAGTACACGCTCGGCGTTCTCGTGACGTCGAACTTCGGCGGTTCGCTCGTGGTCGACGGGATACCGGTCGGACGCATTCTCGCGAAGAAAATGCGGAGTGCGGAATTGGGAATGCGGAATGAAATGCAGGCTGCGTTAACCACGGAGAGCACAGAGGACACAGAGGGTAATTACGATGTCAGCCGCGATGTCGGTGCCGCAAGCGACAGCGCGCGGTCTGCGTCGCATCGCCAATCGGCTACGCTCGCCTCCGACACCGGCGCATCGTCCGACAACGACGACGACTTCCCCGAGGACGAGCGCGGGTCGTGCGTCGTCGTGATCGCGACCGACGCGCCCGTGCTCGCGCGCAACCTCAAGCGCCTGGGCGCGCGCGCGAACCAGGCGCTCGGCCGCGTCGGTTCGCACTTCTCCAATGGCTCCGGCGACTACTTCATCGCCTTCTCGACGCACCCGGATCTGCGCATCAAACACGGCGCGACGATGACCGGCGGTTCCGAGCTTGAAAACGCGGCGATGAACCCGCTTTTCGTCGCCGCCGCGGACGCGACGGAAGAAGCGATCCTCAATGCGCTGTTCAGGGCGAACGAGGTCATCGGCCGCGAGGGTCACACGTTCCCCCTGCTGCCGCTCGATGAGGTGCGGGGGATCCTGGAGAGCACGGGAAAGCTTTCGCGGTAA
- a CDS encoding response regulator transcription factor, which translates to MNNIRILLVDDHKIVREGYRTLLANERGMEVVGEADDGRAAIAACRKLTPDVVVMDITMPNLNGVEATRLILEEMPKVRVVILSMHGDKRFVTSALKSGATGFLMKDCAFEELADAIRTAARGQTYLSPKVTGIVVDDYVRRVTNPAPVEGPRISPREREVLQLVAEGKPTREIAEVLHLSVKTVETHRQQIMLKLDLHSVAELTKYAIREGITTLEK; encoded by the coding sequence ATGAACAATATCCGGATTCTGCTCGTTGACGATCACAAAATCGTGCGCGAAGGCTATCGCACACTGCTGGCCAACGAACGCGGCATGGAGGTCGTCGGCGAGGCGGATGACGGGCGCGCCGCGATCGCCGCCTGTCGCAAGCTGACCCCGGATGTCGTCGTCATGGATATCACCATGCCGAATTTGAACGGCGTGGAGGCGACGCGTCTGATCCTCGAGGAGATGCCGAAAGTCCGCGTCGTCATCCTGTCCATGCACGGAGACAAGCGCTTTGTCACAAGCGCGCTCAAGAGTGGCGCGACGGGATTCTTGATGAAGGACTGCGCGTTCGAGGAGCTTGCCGACGCGATCCGCACCGCTGCGCGCGGGCAGACCTACCTGTCGCCCAAGGTGACGGGCATCGTGGTCGATGACTACGTGCGCCGCGTGACGAATCCCGCGCCCGTCGAGGGCCCCCGTATTTCGCCGCGTGAACGCGAGGTGCTGCAGCTCGTCGCCGAGGGCAAGCCGACGCGCGAAATCGCCGAAGTCCTCCACCTTTCGGTGAAAACCGTCGAAACGCACCGGCAACAGATCATGCTAAAACTCGATCTGCACAGCGTCGCCGAGCTGACCAAATACGCCATCCGAGAAGGTATCACCACGCTCGAAAAATAA
- a CDS encoding response regulator transcription factor: MTRFLIADESPIARRVIWSILSVDPENQLVGEADSGDAAVEATTRLSPDFAIVEMSLSPTNGIDVTRRIRAVSPGTRVIVMTVYPERLYAEVATQAGASAFLVKESAFVEIHDAIEAIRDGRVYITRRVGPSRIGSMSGREIPAKGPSGLGKTPAA; encoded by the coding sequence GTGACGCGATTTCTCATAGCCGACGAAAGCCCCATCGCGCGGCGCGTGATATGGTCGATCCTTTCCGTTGATCCCGAAAACCAGCTCGTCGGCGAAGCCGACAGCGGCGACGCGGCCGTCGAGGCGACCACCAGGCTTTCGCCCGATTTCGCCATCGTCGAGATGTCGCTTTCGCCGACCAACGGCATCGACGTCACGCGCCGGATTCGCGCGGTCTCGCCCGGGACCCGGGTGATTGTCATGACGGTCTACCCCGAGCGGCTGTATGCCGAAGTCGCCACGCAAGCCGGCGCTTCGGCCTTTCTCGTGAAGGAATCGGCCTTCGTCGAGATCCATGACGCGATCGAGGCTATCCGTGACGGCCGCGTGTACATCACGCGGCGCGTGGGGCCGAGCCGAATCGGCTCAATGTCGGGCCGCGAAATTCCCGCTAAGGGTCCGTCCGGCCTAGGCAAAACCCCTGCCGCATAG
- a CDS encoding type II toxin-antitoxin system HicA family toxin has product MKVKDLIRELERRGWEFDRMRGSHRVYRHKEATRPVVVAPHGSEMPDIWAKSILKQAEHALKDK; this is encoded by the coding sequence GTGAAAGTCAAAGACCTGATTCGCGAACTTGAACGACGCGGTTGGGAATTTGACCGGATGCGCGGCTCGCACCGCGTCTATCGGCATAAGGAGGCGACTCGCCCCGTTGTCGTCGCCCCGCACGGGAGCGAAATGCCCGACATCTGGGCGAAGTCGATTTTGAAACAGGCGGAGCACGCGTTGAAGGACAAATAA
- a CDS encoding PAS domain-containing protein, whose amino-acid sequence MRIQSVFRDLTPSRILLLYLFLATARITVNHAVILNLDLPRGVRFTLQALEDIVFVALTGAVLFGVLTKRDELIHESHEALRKSEALYGSLVGSMDDYIFLVNHRLEYEGVWGGPGDDDASVRNVVGKTVDDVFSREQAPRHRAAYERALSGNVSHFDWHLDTGDRRRYFHTVVSPIRDPDGGVRRLVGVSRDVTRQHEFEDRLQDYQNQLRSMVAQLELAEERERKRIATEIHDRIAQSLALVKIRLSALVQASAGREAQAPLEDLVAQVGQAIVDTRALTYELSPPVLHELGFRAAVAWLGEQAQIAHGLPVQVDESYESIPLSDDSRLVLFTGVRELLNNVVKHAGATGARVTVAERGAQVVVEVRDNGIGFDPALTRTTRREGSFGLFNLRERVRHLGGRLEIDSRMGEGTVVRLIVPRASPAAEGAA is encoded by the coding sequence GTGCGGATTCAGTCGGTTTTTCGCGATCTGACGCCGTCGCGCATCCTGTTGCTGTACCTGTTCCTGGCCACCGCGCGCATCACCGTCAATCACGCCGTCATCCTCAATCTGGACTTGCCGCGCGGTGTGCGTTTCACGTTGCAGGCGCTCGAGGACATCGTTTTTGTCGCGCTGACCGGCGCGGTGCTTTTCGGCGTGCTCACCAAGCGCGACGAATTGATCCACGAATCCCACGAAGCGCTGCGAAAAAGCGAGGCGTTGTACGGGTCGCTGGTCGGCTCGATGGATGACTACATTTTTCTCGTCAATCACCGCCTCGAGTACGAAGGTGTCTGGGGCGGACCGGGCGATGACGACGCGTCGGTGCGGAACGTCGTCGGCAAGACCGTCGACGATGTTTTTTCGCGCGAACAGGCGCCCCGTCACCGCGCCGCGTACGAACGCGCGCTTTCGGGCAACGTCTCGCACTTCGATTGGCATCTCGACACCGGGGATCGACGCCGGTATTTCCATACGGTGGTCAGCCCCATCCGCGATCCCGACGGCGGCGTGCGGCGACTTGTCGGCGTGTCGCGCGACGTCACCCGTCAGCACGAGTTCGAAGACCGGCTACAGGATTATCAAAATCAGCTCCGATCCATGGTCGCGCAGCTCGAACTCGCCGAGGAGCGGGAGCGCAAGCGCATCGCCACCGAGATCCACGACCGCATCGCGCAGTCGCTCGCGCTCGTGAAGATCCGGCTATCCGCGCTCGTCCAGGCTTCGGCGGGACGCGAGGCGCAGGCGCCGCTCGAGGATCTGGTAGCGCAAGTCGGACAGGCGATCGTCGACACGCGCGCGCTCACATACGAACTGTCGCCGCCGGTGCTGCATGAATTGGGCTTTCGCGCGGCGGTCGCGTGGCTCGGAGAGCAGGCGCAGATCGCGCACGGGCTGCCCGTTCAGGTGGACGAAAGCTACGAGAGCATCCCGCTGTCCGACGATTCGCGCCTGGTGTTGTTCACGGGAGTTCGGGAGCTGTTGAATAACGTGGTTAAACATGCCGGCGCGACCGGCGCGCGCGTCACCGTCGCCGAGCGCGGCGCCCAGGTCGTCGTTGAGGTACGGGACAACGGCATAGGCTTTGACCCCGCGCTGACCCGAACGACTCGGAGGGAGGGCAGTTTCGGGCTTTTCAATCTGCGCGAGCGGGTTCGCCACCTGGGCGGGCGCCTGGAAATTGATAGCCGCATGGGGGAGGGCACGGTCGTGCGCCTGATTGTTCCGCGCGCATCCCCCGCGGCGGAAGGAGCCGCATGA
- a CDS encoding helix-turn-helix domain-containing protein, with protein MNDAVGFWAILMPDKASETVGVRFHDFPNIVTYGFDRDHAVEMAGEALNGCLESDYDRHVPLPESRRKPRVKKGEEAVFVTLDPDVRTAYLVRGWREESGLTQAQMARRMDISTQAYQRIERPGRANLTIATLMRVAEAVEKRLVISAE; from the coding sequence ATGAATGATGCCGTGGGATTTTGGGCGATTCTGATGCCCGACAAGGCGAGCGAAACGGTCGGCGTTCGCTTCCATGATTTTCCGAACATCGTCACGTATGGCTTCGACCGCGATCACGCGGTTGAAATGGCGGGCGAAGCATTGAACGGCTGCCTGGAGTCCGATTACGACCGCCACGTGCCGCTACCTGAATCGCGTCGCAAGCCGCGCGTGAAAAAGGGCGAGGAAGCCGTGTTCGTCACACTCGATCCCGACGTCCGCACCGCCTATCTCGTTCGCGGCTGGCGCGAGGAGAGCGGATTGACGCAGGCCCAGATGGCGCGACGCATGGACATTTCGACGCAGGCGTACCAACGGATCGAGCGCCCCGGCCGCGCCAATCTCACAATCGCGACGTTGATGCGCGTCGCCGAGGCGGTCGAAAAACGCCTCGTCATCTCCGCCGAGTAG
- a CDS encoding Ig-like domain-containing protein: MTPMMTWSAKRTPAALLFCLILAFGLATAGCSCSDDGGGGDDQDTGGLPVLDDDDDADDDDTADDDVADDDDADDDDVADDDDADDDDADDDDAVDDDADDDTEVTLESIEIVPASGAVPEGVTKGFTAIAHYSDDSTSDAEDFVWASDDTDTFTVDDEGNVTGVANGQAALSASLGDMTGEADVLVGPDVFFYDGVAATLAAYDRGTDTVDMDYLAAKAAVAAVPLGLALWEGNALIVEGGDFGPGQTGDEGVVAIDLFTGAVGAIDLPDADNPNFIAVSGDTAYVPSSLTNELFAIDLVTGTIDDWALANDCAPGDVLVHDGRVFVACTGFDSINFTYADPGRIAIVDLSDDSVSYVNLSQVNPGALAANPDGTSLYVACTGDYFSEFGAVDEIDLATDAVVDTVDLTGTALTSLAMTPAGLAFLGDSFAGNVYVLDTSDNSLTKDTGDPIVVADAFWIAEVAYNPFGNTVYVADWTNQQIAVFDAATFAEGTALAATNPSGFAFWNW; this comes from the coding sequence ATGACGCCGATGATGACCTGGTCCGCGAAGCGGACCCCTGCTGCGCTCCTGTTCTGTTTGATCCTGGCATTCGGTCTTGCAACCGCCGGTTGTTCGTGTTCCGACGACGGCGGCGGCGGCGACGATCAGGACACCGGCGGACTGCCGGTCCTGGATGACGACGACGACGCGGACGATGACGACACCGCCGACGACGATGTCGCGGACGACGATGACGCGGACGACGACGATGTCGCGGACGACGATGACGCGGACGACGACGACGCGGACGACGATGACGCGGTTGATGACGACGCGGATGACGACACCGAGGTGACGCTCGAATCCATCGAGATCGTCCCGGCATCCGGCGCGGTTCCCGAAGGCGTGACGAAGGGCTTTACCGCCATCGCGCACTACTCTGACGATTCGACGAGCGACGCGGAGGACTTCGTGTGGGCGTCGGACGACACGGACACGTTCACGGTCGATGACGAAGGCAACGTCACCGGCGTGGCCAACGGCCAGGCCGCGCTGTCCGCGAGCCTTGGCGACATGACGGGCGAGGCGGACGTGCTGGTCGGGCCGGATGTGTTTTTCTACGACGGCGTCGCGGCGACGCTGGCCGCTTACGACCGCGGCACGGACACCGTGGACATGGACTATCTCGCCGCGAAGGCGGCGGTCGCGGCGGTGCCGCTCGGGCTTGCGTTGTGGGAAGGCAACGCGCTCATTGTCGAGGGCGGCGATTTCGGCCCCGGCCAGACGGGCGACGAGGGCGTTGTCGCGATCGATCTGTTCACGGGAGCGGTCGGCGCCATCGACCTTCCCGACGCGGACAATCCGAACTTCATTGCCGTTTCCGGCGACACCGCCTACGTGCCGAGCAGCCTCACCAACGAGCTCTTCGCAATTGACCTCGTGACCGGGACGATCGACGACTGGGCCCTCGCGAACGATTGCGCCCCCGGCGACGTTCTCGTGCACGACGGGCGCGTCTTCGTGGCATGCACCGGATTCGACAGTATCAATTTCACCTACGCCGATCCCGGACGCATAGCGATCGTGGATCTGTCGGACGACTCCGTGTCGTACGTCAATCTCTCGCAGGTGAACCCCGGCGCGCTGGCCGCAAATCCCGACGGCACGTCGTTGTACGTGGCTTGTACGGGCGACTATTTCTCGGAATTCGGCGCTGTGGACGAGATCGACCTGGCCACCGATGCCGTCGTGGATACGGTGGACCTGACCGGCACGGCGCTGACCAGCCTCGCGATGACGCCGGCCGGCCTCGCGTTCCTTGGCGATTCGTTCGCCGGGAACGTTTACGTGCTCGACACGTCGGACAATTCGCTCACGAAGGACACGGGCGATCCCATCGTCGTCGCGGACGCGTTCTGGATCGCCGAGGTCGCATACAATCCGTTCGGCAACACGGTATACGTCGCGGACTGGACGAACCAACAGATCGCCGTTTTCGACGCGGCCACGTTCGCGGAGGGGACGGCGCTTGCCGCGACGAATCCGTCGGGCTTCGCGTTCTGGAATTGGTGA